The Desulfonatronum sp. SC1 genome includes a window with the following:
- the murB gene encoding UDP-N-acetylmuramate dehydrogenase — translation MYGKPDKRSWRPREDDPVKVVRGPLLADRTTLKLGGKAIAEIVVRETPDLDDLAGVLVEQTAKHGGRPLVLGEGSNILAAERDMDLVLVRLEGGGDPEIMERGDDGNRISRTDREAVRIRVPGALRLPKLLGWCTARGLSGLEPWAGIPGSVGGAVAMNAGSYGLEVAQVLERVLIWTPDRGGRWLDAAALQFGYRRFDSGLGDVVQLVLAAELRVERCEPDEVRSRMRDWYGRKKQSQPISMASAGCVFKNPAPENPAGRLLEQVGLRGFRRGDMGFSERHANFLINFGGGSADDAFALLDLARERVAFRFGLELETEVKVLE, via the coding sequence ATGTATGGCAAGCCGGACAAGCGTTCCTGGAGGCCGCGTGAGGATGATCCCGTGAAGGTGGTTAGAGGCCCGCTTCTAGCGGACCGGACGACTTTGAAACTCGGCGGCAAGGCCATTGCCGAGATCGTGGTCCGTGAAACGCCGGACCTGGACGATCTAGCTGGCGTGTTGGTCGAGCAAACGGCCAAGCACGGCGGACGGCCACTGGTCTTGGGGGAAGGGAGCAACATCCTCGCCGCGGAACGGGATATGGATTTGGTGCTGGTCCGGCTGGAAGGCGGCGGCGATCCCGAGATCATGGAACGGGGTGACGATGGAAACCGTATTTCAAGGACGGATCGAGAAGCTGTCCGGATTCGCGTCCCAGGGGCCTTGCGGCTTCCAAAGCTATTAGGTTGGTGCACGGCTCGCGGCCTGAGCGGTTTAGAGCCCTGGGCCGGAATTCCCGGCTCCGTGGGCGGAGCTGTGGCCATGAACGCCGGTTCGTATGGGCTGGAGGTGGCCCAGGTTCTGGAGCGAGTTTTGATCTGGACTCCGGACCGGGGGGGGCGGTGGCTTGATGCCGCTGCTCTCCAATTCGGATACCGGCGGTTCGACTCGGGGCTTGGCGATGTCGTCCAGTTGGTGCTGGCGGCGGAGTTGCGGGTTGAGCGATGCGAACCGGACGAGGTGCGATCGAGGATGCGCGACTGGTATGGCCGCAAGAAGCAGAGCCAGCCGATTTCCATGGCCTCGGCCGGCTGCGTTTTCAAGAACCCCGCTCCAGAGAACCCGGCGGGCAGGCTTCTGGAACAAGTGGGGCTTCGAGGTTTTCGACGAGGCGACATGGGCTTTTCGGAACGGCATGCGAATTTTTTGATCAACTTCGGCGGCGGCTCGGCTGACGACGCCTTTGCCCTGTTGGATCTGGCCCGGGAAAGGGTCGCGTTTCGTTTCGGCCTGGAACTGGAAACCGAGGTCAAGGTGCTGGAATGA
- a CDS encoding cell division protein FtsQ/DivIB yields the protein MSVATVRLRPGGWFSPGVRKSNKWTGGKNAASVPKRTAKPSAKPSTKPTRNKVARKPLRISALLAALVLFFLRFFGWTLGLLLVATLLGSISLGLVYGYRALTTSTHFAVSNVEIVGNRQLSTPEVLNLSGVAVGMNILEVSLGEVSRKLQHNPWIESATVRRVLPDGVAIDIVEREPFFWVQQGGSLYYADRNGGPIAALELGRFVSLPVLILEDGVEPNWRLMEEWVRAMERLEFPFGFSEVAWLKVEDANILRIHLEDRGMVVHLDLSDWRGHRAIMNQVWEDLRSRGELNNIERLTVMSGKAWVQSKQS from the coding sequence ATGAGCGTGGCCACGGTGAGACTCCGACCCGGCGGCTGGTTCAGCCCAGGGGTGCGCAAAAGCAACAAATGGACGGGCGGAAAAAACGCTGCGTCCGTGCCGAAGCGGACGGCAAAACCATCGGCAAAGCCATCGACAAAGCCGACCCGGAACAAGGTCGCCAGGAAGCCGTTGCGTATCAGTGCCCTGTTGGCAGCGCTGGTTCTGTTTTTTTTGCGGTTTTTCGGCTGGACCTTGGGGTTGCTGCTGGTGGCGACGCTTCTGGGAAGCATCAGCCTCGGGCTTGTCTACGGTTACCGGGCGTTGACCACGTCCACCCATTTCGCCGTTTCAAACGTGGAGATCGTCGGCAACAGGCAGCTCAGCACCCCGGAGGTGCTGAATCTGAGCGGCGTGGCCGTGGGCATGAACATCCTGGAAGTCAGCCTGGGCGAGGTCAGCCGCAAACTGCAACACAACCCTTGGATCGAGAGCGCCACGGTCCGGCGGGTACTCCCGGACGGCGTGGCCATCGACATCGTGGAGCGCGAGCCGTTTTTTTGGGTTCAGCAGGGCGGATCACTGTATTACGCGGATCGCAACGGAGGCCCCATCGCCGCGCTGGAATTGGGCCGCTTCGTGTCCTTGCCGGTCCTGATCCTGGAGGACGGCGTGGAGCCGAACTGGCGATTGATGGAAGAGTGGGTGCGGGCCATGGAGCGTTTGGAATTCCCGTTCGGGTTTTCGGAAGTCGCTTGGCTGAAAGTGGAAGACGCGAACATTCTGCGCATCCACCTGGAAGATCGAGGCATGGTGGTCCACTTAGATCTGAGCGACTGGCGCGGCCATCGCGCCATCATGAATCAGGTTTGGGAAGATCTGCGCTCGCGTGGAGAGCTAAACAATATTGAACGGTTGACCGTCATGTCGGGCAAGGCCTGGGTCCAGTCGAAACAGTCCTGA
- the ftsA gene encoding cell division protein FtsA, protein MAKKSSSKSDLIVGLDIGTTKICTVVGEATPNGVDVVGIGTAPSSGLRKGVVVNIEQTVQCIKKALEEAELMAGCEIRSVYSGIAGSHIKGFNSHGVIAVKGGEVTPKDVERVIDAAKAVAIPLDREVIHILPQEFIVDEQNGIADPIGMAGVRLEVKVHIVTGAVSSAQNIIRSCHRAGLDVADIVLQSLASTEAVLTPEEREIGVALVDIGGGTTDVAIFSNNSIKYTSVLALGGSNLTNDIAFGLRTPMMAAEKIKIKYGCALTDIVQKDEIIDVPSVGGREARRVSRRVLAEICEPRMEEILALVEQDLNQSGCKNLIGAGIVLTGGSALLDGMAELGEQIFNLPTRIGYPREVGGLKDVVMNPMYSTAVGLLMYGARKEGLDQRFRIRDTHIFNRILNRMRKWFSDVS, encoded by the coding sequence ATGGCGAAAAAATCATCATCCAAATCCGATCTGATCGTCGGGCTGGACATCGGAACCACCAAAATCTGCACCGTGGTGGGAGAGGCCACGCCAAACGGCGTAGACGTGGTGGGAATCGGCACGGCCCCGTCCTCGGGACTGCGCAAGGGCGTGGTGGTGAATATCGAGCAGACCGTGCAGTGCATCAAAAAGGCCCTGGAAGAGGCGGAACTGATGGCCGGCTGCGAAATCCGCTCCGTGTACTCCGGCATTGCCGGCAGCCACATCAAGGGTTTCAACAGCCACGGCGTAATCGCGGTCAAAGGCGGAGAGGTGACGCCCAAGGACGTGGAGCGGGTCATCGACGCGGCCAAAGCCGTGGCCATCCCCCTGGATCGCGAGGTGATCCATATCCTGCCCCAGGAGTTCATCGTCGACGAGCAAAACGGCATCGCCGATCCTATCGGGATGGCTGGTGTGCGGCTGGAGGTCAAGGTGCATATCGTGACCGGAGCCGTGAGTAGCGCCCAGAACATCATCCGCTCCTGCCATCGGGCCGGGCTGGACGTGGCGGACATCGTCCTGCAGTCCCTGGCCTCCACTGAGGCCGTGTTGACTCCGGAGGAGCGCGAAATCGGCGTTGCCCTGGTGGATATCGGCGGCGGGACCACGGACGTGGCGATCTTTTCCAACAACTCCATCAAGTACACTTCGGTCCTGGCTCTTGGCGGCAGCAACCTGACCAACGACATCGCCTTCGGCCTGCGTACGCCGATGATGGCCGCGGAAAAGATCAAGATCAAGTACGGCTGCGCTCTGACGGATATCGTCCAGAAGGACGAAATCATCGACGTTCCCAGTGTGGGCGGTCGGGAAGCGCGGCGGGTATCCCGGAGGGTGCTGGCGGAAATTTGCGAACCGCGGATGGAGGAGATCCTGGCCCTGGTGGAACAGGACCTGAATCAGTCCGGATGCAAGAATCTGATCGGGGCCGGAATCGTTCTCACCGGCGGATCAGCCTTGCTGGACGGGATGGCCGAACTAGGCGAGCAAATTTTCAACCTGCCCACCCGCATCGGCTATCCACGGGAAGTGGGCGGGCTGAAGGACGTGGTGATGAACCCGATGTATTCCACCGCCGTTGGGCTGCTGATGTACGGAGCGCGCAAGGAAGGGCTGGATCAGCGGTTCCGGATTCGGGACACCCACATTTTTAACCGCATCCTGAATCGGATGCGCAAGTGGTTTTCGGATGTTTCCTGA